The following are encoded together in the Montipora foliosa isolate CH-2021 chromosome 12, ASM3666993v2, whole genome shotgun sequence genome:
- the LOC137980221 gene encoding glutamine-rich protein 2-like — translation MTVGLTDLLDLAISPQIGPVNFFHLRNLLHTIVEHFGIGEIEAQQAQIRGPHSVRSSSSQGASSSDEDSQSEKEESETDSVEDDHVVEEEVMQTIIDEDGQEKTVTVMIQKPAKPKRQGTELHDKDSNEKDGERRKRRKDKEKTRYKDDKESSRENLEKKGDEKDDKKKKRDKDRSSGYGTDSVYGKKEEKKKEKKMTTDSLSEVPELININRRLEAAETGIKGLRNIIDSMVNQVDFGDDVGGILKAQLDQVQQQLSKVELLPEGEATKKEKKRKRSKGKGTQEVKKEGIITEGSQQALANDDQSINKIPEVIPPPAARVSQDLPKLQPGQISSRQDEKRNVSLSMKGEITPSQGEKTPLRKRTTLEDLKLRKKAREEGVTIEEIEARQEAQESKKENKDKETEKGKEDEKEKAEKKKGEESSSDDESLDSEEEREAMQEMILEEIELALENKDDPESQAYALRLSIERMNNMRKSFAQSQEEFKKEMEKNRRAIDSIVRDLAAFRSARKAQDAEGFNAVHHVHSMVLELQTKHEKMVQTTTELVNEYNRREKSLEELYNAMDRLEQNKADREHVNQKIGIKADKGDLESKVSLNQFDESFNLLDRGLSDALEKMESQMSIEDALRETLQELQSKLHLKLDRQELDSLRDQLESRIREVQVIRTTVKEKPTDDGEPAGFRRNRPEKVHCISCDRPLEVQPGEIGPNMPKMQSLPGQKSSKPYTTFELEHIRQHQKMSTGKKPPIIAADLGYHAQKLKNEVAAMTGLVDMIDLPPSQRYCGGSHTIMHPYRRSFKSGGAHFNQYVVIREENEASVTLPRRDFIVPRDNNLKRYTKPKLPAIGQSNTREASPSPEYIAEFTERPLSAPATPSVGHSPQRQLNSPQLLTETVNQSSSLVEMEKITVTIPSPGGESYTKQEL, via the exons ATGACTGTGGGTTTGACAGACTTGCTTGATTTAGCCATAAGTCCACAGATCGGACCAgtaaatttctttcatttaagAAATCTACTGCATACAATAGTTGAACATTTTGGCATCGGCGAAATAGAAGCTCAGCAGGCACAGATAAGAGGACCACACTCGGTGAGATCTTCGTCGTCTCAAGGTGCATCCAGCAGTGATGAAGATTCACAAAGCGAAAAAGAAG AAAGCGAAACAGATTCTGTGGAAGATGACCACGTAGTCGAAGAGGAAGTGATGCAAACGATAATTGATGAAGACGGACAGGAAAAAACTGTGACTGTAATGATACAAAAACCAGCCAAACCCAAAAGACAAGGAACAGAATTGCACGATAAAGACAGCAATGAAAAGGACGGAGAACGAAGGAAGAGACGGAAGGacaaagagaaaacaagataCAAAGATGACAAGGAAAGCTCACGAGAAAACCTCGAAAAGAAGGGAGACGAAAAagatgacaaaaagaaaaagagagataAAGACAGGAGTAGTGGATACGGCACTGACTCAGTGTACGGCAAGAAAgaggagaaaaagaaagagaaaaaaatgactACGGACTCTCTTAGCGAAGTTCCAGAACTGATCAACATCAACCGCAGATTGGAGGCAGCTGAGACTGGAATCAAGGGTTTAAGAAATATTATCGACTCTATGGTCAATCAGGTTGATTTTGGCGACGACGTGGGAGGAATACTAAAGGCACAACTTGATCAGGTTCAACAGCAACTCAGTAAAGTTGAGCTTCTGCCAGAGGGTGAAGCTacgaaaaaggaaaagaaaagaaaacgatcCAAAGGGAAAGGGACCCAGGAAGTAAAGAAAGAAGGGATCATTACTGAGGGATCCCAACAAGCCCTAGCGAATGATGATCAGTCCATAAACAAAATTCCCGAAGTTATTCCACCTCCTGCTGCGAGGGTGTCACAGGATTTACCGAAACTGCAACCGGGACAAATTTCTTCACGCCAAGACGAAAAACGTAACGTCAGTTTGTCAATGAAAGGGGAAATAACTCCCAGCCAGGGAGAAAAGACGCCTTTACGTAAACGTACAACACTGGAAGATTTAAAATTACGTAAGAAAGCGCGCGAAGAAGGAGTTACCATAGAGGAAATTGAGGCCCGTCAAGAAGCCCAAGAgagcaaaaaggaaaataaagataaagaaaCGGAAAAGGGAAAAGAGGATGAGAAAGAAAaggcagaaaagaaaaaaggtgaaGAATCGAGTTCGGATGATGAGTCGTTGGACTCAGAAGAGGAAAGAGAAGCGATGCAAGAGATGATACTGGAGGAGATAGAATTAGCACTGGAAAATAAAGACGATCCAGAGTCACAAGCTTATGCCCTGCGACTCAGCATTGAGCGGATGAATAACATGAGAAAAAGCTTTGCACAGTCACAAGAAGAGTTCAAGAAGGAAATGGAAAAGAACAGGAGAGCTATTGACTCAATCGTCAGGGATTTAGCTGCTTTCCGTTCGGCGAGAAAAGCGCAG GACGCTGAAGGCTTCAACGCTGTTCATCATGTCCATAGTATGGTTCTTGAATTGCAAACAAAACATGAGAAGATGGTCCAGACCACTACGGAACTTGTAAATGAGTACAACAGACGCGAAAAGAGCCTGGAAGAACTTTACAATGCAATGGATAGACTGGAACAGAACAAAGCTGATAGGGAACACGTCAATCAAAAAATTGGCATCAAG GCAGACAAAGGCGACCTGGAGTCAAAAGTCAGTTTAAACCAGTTTGACGAGAGTTTCAACCTTCTGGATCGCGGGCTCAGCGATGCTCTGGAGAAAATGGAGAGTCAAATGAGCATCGAAGACGCACTGAGAGAAACACTACAGGAATTGCAGAGTAAATTACACCTGAAACTGGACAGACAAGAACTGGATTCGCTCCGCGATCAGCTGGAATCACGTATCAGAGAGGTACAGGTAATACGAACAACAGTGAAGGAGAAACCCACCGACGATGGAGAGCCAGCTGGATTCAGAAG GAACCGACCGGAGAAAGTTCATTGCATCTCATGTGACAGGCCCTTAGAGGTACAACCCGGTGAGATTGGGCCCAACATGCCTAAGATGCAAAGCTTGCCGGGTCAGAAGTCTTCCAAGCCGTACACGACATTTGAACTGGAGCATATCCGACAACATCAGAAAATGAGCACGGGAAAAAAACCTCCAATAATAGCTGCTGACCTCGGCTACCACGCACAAAAATTAAAGAACGAGGTGGCAGCCATGACGGGCCTGGTTGATATGATAGATCTTCCTCCTTCGCAAAGATACTGTGGGGGCTCACACACAATCATGCACCCATACAGACGCTCATTCAAGTCAGGTGGAGCTCATTTTAATCAATACGTCGTAATACGCGAAGAGAATGAAGCCTCGGTGACATTACCTCGCAGAGACTTCATTGTACCGCGTGACAATAATCTAAAGCGTTACACAAAACCTAAGCTACCAGCCATAGGCCAGTCAAATACTCGAGAAGCCTCCCCTTCTCCAGAGTATATTGCCGAATTTACCGAGAGGCCTCTCAGTGCCCCAGCCACGCCCTCAGTAGGTCACAGTCCCCAGCGCCAACTCAACTCACCCCAGCTTCTCACAGAGACAGTTAACCAGTCTTCATCGCTAGTGGAAATGGAGAAAATTACAGTTACAATTCCTTCTCCAGGCGGTGAGTCTTACACGAAACAAGAACTTTAA